One Paenibacillus crassostreae DNA segment encodes these proteins:
- a CDS encoding stage II sporulation protein P — MKREWFQIWNLHQWRAKWLSILTMGRTFLLLSFCSMIFFVLLGLGGMVELKYSSSPVSSMKGFASSLTNELFVDMLGMELPHLNNSKESSTLSGEKMITFVFQLLTSVNPRDPKSLLARELPGMDSNNSVLLRSATGNKNMEGPEDYHPDSTKAVASAKSNEGLSIQEPVTKPEGQQEPPDQLIPTPDTAGTSESSNGNSEVLIYHSHPREAFNPLVGTVSTNPSSAIPNQNVIQVGDFISAELKTKGVSVMHLKDDYPSYIKDYSYKFSYKYSREAVKTALAQNDKITYLLDIHRDSQRHDKTTTVINGVSYAQMYFIIGHENKQWRQNEAYANSIHQRLEATHPGISRGIWGKTASQGNGEYNQSLSPNSIIIEMGGIDSTKDELERTSRVLANIVADVYFEDQKAKKASTVKSDSGINGGS; from the coding sequence ATGAAAAGAGAATGGTTTCAAATTTGGAATCTTCATCAATGGAGAGCGAAATGGCTATCGATTCTAACGATGGGACGTACTTTCCTACTTTTGAGTTTTTGCTCAATGATTTTCTTTGTATTGTTGGGTCTGGGAGGAATGGTAGAGTTGAAATATAGCTCATCCCCAGTGTCATCTATGAAAGGATTTGCGTCGTCACTGACTAATGAGCTTTTTGTGGATATGTTGGGAATGGAACTACCCCATTTAAATAATTCTAAAGAATCTTCCACTTTATCCGGTGAAAAAATGATTACATTCGTGTTTCAATTACTAACGAGTGTAAATCCACGTGACCCCAAAAGCTTATTAGCACGAGAATTACCGGGTATGGATAGTAATAATTCTGTTTTACTTCGCAGTGCAACTGGGAATAAGAATATGGAGGGGCCAGAAGACTATCATCCAGATTCTACTAAAGCTGTAGCAAGTGCTAAATCAAATGAAGGATTAAGTATACAAGAACCTGTAACTAAGCCAGAAGGACAGCAGGAACCCCCGGATCAGTTAATACCTACACCAGATACAGCGGGTACTTCTGAATCATCCAATGGGAATAGTGAGGTACTAATCTATCACTCACATCCTCGTGAAGCTTTTAATCCATTAGTAGGTACAGTTAGTACCAATCCTAGTTCGGCAATTCCTAATCAAAATGTGATACAAGTCGGAGATTTTATATCAGCAGAATTGAAAACCAAAGGGGTAAGTGTAATGCATTTGAAAGATGATTACCCTTCTTATATTAAGGACTACAGTTATAAATTTTCTTATAAATATTCACGAGAAGCTGTTAAAACAGCACTTGCACAGAATGATAAAATAACTTATTTGCTCGATATACATCGAGATTCGCAGCGGCATGATAAGACGACTACTGTCATTAATGGCGTGAGTTACGCACAAATGTATTTCATTATCGGTCATGAGAATAAACAATGGCGTCAGAATGAAGCTTACGCAAATTCTATTCATCAACGTCTTGAAGCTACCCACCCAGGAATTTCTCGTGGAATTTGGGGGAAAACAGCTAGTCAAGGGAATGGTGAATATAATCAATCGCTCTCTCCTAATAGCATTATCATTGAAATGGGTGGGATTGATAGTACAAAGGATGAATTGGAGCGCACATCGCGGGTATTGGCTAATATTGTAGCGGATGTATATTTTGAAGATCAGAAAGC
- the gpr gene encoding GPR endopeptidase, whose product MTLDLQKYNVRTDLAVDAKEMAEMRYNAPISGIDEEVSENDGIKITRLNVLNDEGSKAIGRVKGHYVTIEVPGLRGGDTGLQGRVAVALAREFEDFLTLIGVQKTNTVLVVGLGNWNVTPDSLGPLVVENMLVTRHYFELVPDQVAPGYRQLSAIAPGVLGVTGIESSEIVQGIVDRTKPDLIIAVDALASRSLERVNTTIQIADIGIHPGSGIGNKRRGLTKEILGVPCIAIGVPTVCYASTIVNNAIDMMKKHLDRETNHTRDIMGMLDDMQEDERLGLVKEVLEPLGHDLIVTPKEIDEFIEDMANIVATGLNAALHEAVDPTNAGDYTH is encoded by the coding sequence ATGACATTAGATTTGCAAAAATACAACGTTCGTACAGATCTTGCAGTTGATGCTAAGGAAATGGCAGAGATGAGATATAATGCCCCTATTTCCGGGATAGATGAGGAGGTTTCAGAGAATGATGGTATAAAAATTACTCGATTAAATGTGCTTAATGATGAAGGCTCGAAAGCGATTGGTCGTGTAAAAGGTCATTATGTGACCATTGAAGTTCCAGGACTTCGTGGAGGAGATACTGGATTACAGGGCAGAGTGGCTGTGGCATTGGCACGTGAGTTCGAAGACTTCTTAACGTTAATAGGGGTTCAAAAGACGAATACGGTCTTAGTCGTCGGCCTGGGGAATTGGAATGTAACTCCCGATTCGCTTGGACCGCTAGTCGTGGAGAATATGTTAGTTACACGTCATTATTTTGAACTAGTGCCAGATCAGGTTGCCCCTGGATATCGTCAATTAAGTGCAATTGCTCCTGGAGTATTGGGTGTGACGGGGATTGAATCAAGTGAAATTGTACAAGGAATTGTTGATCGTACGAAGCCCGATTTGATCATTGCAGTAGACGCACTAGCTTCCAGATCGCTTGAAAGAGTAAACACCACGATTCAAATTGCTGATATTGGAATTCATCCTGGATCCGGTATAGGTAATAAGCGACGTGGATTAACGAAAGAAATATTGGGTGTGCCTTGCATCGCCATAGGAGTACCAACGGTTTGTTATGCTTCTACAATTGTGAATAATGCTATTGATATGATGAAGAAGCATTTGGATCGAGAAACTAATCATACCCGAGACATTATGGGGATGTTGGATGATATGCAAGAGGATGAACGCCTTGGCTTAGTGAAAGAGGTGTTAGAACCACTAGGACATGACCTTATTGTAACACCAAAAGAAATAGATGAATTTATTGAAGATATGGCCAATATCGTGGCAACCGGTTTGAATGCAGCTTTACATGAAGCAGTAGATCCAACTAATGCTGGAGATTATACACATTGA
- the rpsT gene encoding 30S ribosomal protein S20: MPNIKSAIKRVNTNDKRRALNASQKSALRTAVKSADNALANNEVEAANAAIQLASQKLDKAVTKGLVHKNAAARKKSRLAKKLNALNAQA, from the coding sequence ATGCCAAATATCAAATCCGCTATCAAACGTGTGAACACTAACGACAAACGTCGTGCGCTCAATGCTTCCCAAAAATCCGCGCTTCGTACAGCTGTTAAATCTGCTGACAACGCGCTGGCAAATAATGAAGTTGAAGCTGCAAATGCTGCTATTCAATTGGCTTCCCAAAAGTTGGATAAGGCTGTAACTAAAGGCTTGGTCCACAAGAATGCAGCTGCTCGTAAAAAATCTCGCTTGGCGAAAAAACTTAACGCCCTTAATGCTCAAGCATAA
- the holA gene encoding DNA polymerase III subunit delta yields the protein MDIKAATKAIKHGDVSPVYLLYGLEKYQIKEFTTLLVDELIQKEDRDFALVNYDLSESSIQDVIEEAETLPFMVPRKLIFVRDASVFTAGKEGGKIEHRIEALLEYLKNPAEYSILIFLVHHEKLDERKKVVKALNSAGIVLSFSPLGGHELIGWIERESKQRGCILATGAADILIRNAGAQLQNLSAELDKLCLYVGAGGTIDSNTVEQLVSRSTEQNVFALVENMANLRLEEALSIYYELLKQREEPIKIAALITRQFRIILQVKELMGQSYSQAQIASQLGLHPYAVKIAGEQARKYKPDVLKSILSRLTDLDYQMKTGRIDKVLGLELFLLRLAV from the coding sequence ATGGATATCAAAGCAGCGACGAAAGCGATCAAACATGGAGATGTATCTCCTGTATATCTACTTTATGGATTAGAGAAATACCAAATAAAAGAGTTCACTACCTTATTGGTGGATGAATTAATTCAAAAAGAAGACAGAGATTTTGCTCTTGTGAATTATGATTTAAGTGAAAGTTCCATACAGGATGTAATTGAGGAAGCAGAAACACTGCCTTTTATGGTACCGCGCAAGTTGATTTTTGTCCGAGATGCCTCTGTTTTCACAGCTGGTAAAGAAGGCGGTAAGATTGAACATCGGATTGAGGCACTTTTGGAATATTTGAAAAATCCTGCAGAATACAGCATTTTAATATTTCTGGTGCATCATGAAAAGTTAGACGAGCGAAAAAAAGTAGTCAAGGCGCTGAATTCTGCAGGTATAGTGCTCTCCTTTTCTCCGTTAGGCGGTCACGAGTTAATTGGGTGGATTGAGAGAGAGTCGAAGCAAAGAGGGTGTATATTGGCTACAGGAGCCGCTGACATCCTTATCAGAAACGCAGGTGCGCAGTTGCAGAACTTATCTGCTGAGCTAGACAAGCTTTGCTTATATGTAGGTGCTGGTGGCACGATAGATTCTAATACTGTGGAGCAGTTAGTCTCTCGTAGTACAGAACAGAATGTGTTTGCTCTGGTTGAGAATATGGCTAATTTGAGATTAGAAGAAGCGCTTAGTATCTATTATGAATTACTGAAGCAACGGGAAGAGCCTATCAAAATTGCAGCATTAATAACAAGACAGTTTCGGATCATTCTACAAGTGAAGGAATTAATGGGCCAAAGCTATTCGCAAGCTCAAATTGCATCACAACTTGGACTTCATCCTTATGCGGTCAAGATAGCGGGTGAACAGGCACGAAAATACAAGCCGGATGTTCTGAAGTCTATTTTGAGCAGACTGACAGATTTAGATTACCAAATGAAGACAGGAAGAATAGATAAAGTACTTGGACTAGAACTATTTCTGCTACGACTGGCTGTCTAA
- a CDS encoding anti-sigma factor family protein, whose translation MSCSDMVESMHRYLDNDLSVDEEAKMLGHIANCQRCADDFRILKALSHELEELPHVVPKYSLVDAIMPQLDAIDRARHEKSSSAEQQASEMIPVVPINIHKKRFFNTSISRTLIGTAAAVGIIGVAIFTYSPQQLSDAQIGYQEKVPANAESTVSSDDRSMKTAAENGTENMADDEIFSTGIVDEILTPTDDKGSLEQETYAMESTNPELDTDADKVQSSESSGNINEKESPDSLKQDTSQMRSDEANPSTDEVKEQPMQEMSKKTQPEQSDLLKNDADTVKKEEAPLAEDSIAPKMDTVPKNSRIMSDISEFGLQADTPTATASIPLTWDSPDGTMTAVLENHLDNQKLVIYRLPTETESEKTVIQSVDLAGTWIEGVWSTDSTVFTYQVELNGKVSIHSYPNADKSITTP comes from the coding sequence ATGAGTTGTTCGGATATGGTAGAAAGCATGCACCGATATTTGGATAACGACCTTAGTGTAGACGAGGAGGCGAAAATGTTAGGACATATTGCCAACTGTCAACGGTGTGCAGACGATTTTCGTATACTTAAGGCACTATCGCACGAATTGGAGGAGCTTCCTCATGTTGTGCCCAAATATAGTTTAGTGGATGCTATTATGCCTCAGCTTGATGCAATAGATCGTGCAAGACATGAGAAATCTTCTTCGGCAGAACAACAAGCTTCAGAAATGATTCCAGTAGTCCCTATAAATATCCATAAGAAACGATTCTTTAATACGAGTATATCAAGAACGTTAATTGGTACAGCTGCTGCTGTTGGGATTATAGGAGTAGCTATCTTTACCTATTCCCCGCAACAATTGTCGGATGCGCAGATTGGATATCAAGAGAAGGTCCCAGCTAACGCAGAGTCAACAGTAAGTTCGGACGATAGATCGATGAAGACTGCTGCTGAGAATGGAACTGAAAATATGGCAGATGATGAAATATTCTCTACAGGAATCGTTGACGAAATATTAACTCCAACAGATGACAAGGGTTCTTTAGAGCAAGAAACTTACGCTATGGAATCTACGAATCCAGAGCTTGATACGGATGCCGATAAAGTTCAGAGTAGTGAATCATCAGGAAATATTAATGAAAAAGAATCACCAGACTCATTGAAACAAGACACAAGTCAAATGAGGTCAGATGAAGCTAATCCCTCTACAGATGAAGTGAAGGAACAACCAATGCAAGAAATGTCTAAAAAGACACAACCGGAGCAATCTGATCTTTTAAAAAATGATGCGGATACTGTGAAAAAAGAGGAAGCGCCATTAGCTGAAGATTCTATAGCACCTAAGATGGACACGGTTCCCAAAAACAGTCGTATTATGAGTGATATTTCAGAGTTTGGTTTACAGGCAGATACACCTACAGCTACAGCTTCTATACCCCTTACATGGGATTCACCAGATGGGACAATGACTGCTGTTCTGGAGAATCATCTGGACAATCAGAAACTAGTGATTTATCGATTGCCAACTGAAACAGAGAGTGAAAAGACTGTTATTCAAAGTGTGGATCTAGCGGGAACTTGGATTGAAGGTGTATGGTCAACAGATAGTACTGTGTTTACTTACCAAGTAGAGTTAAATGGTAAAGTATCGATTCATTCTTATCCTAATGCTGACAAATCGATAACAACACCTTAA
- a CDS encoding RNA polymerase sigma factor: MVELGLIRAAQSGDRDALITLLRDIEQHVYRTAYYILNNEQDALDAAQEALIRIYTRIDSYEEKAQFKTWVQRIVTNICIDKFRRNKPTVSIDEHDFVFQDKQDVEHVVLTSYMADDIREAINKLPEHHKSVVVLRYLQDFSYSEIAESLDLPLNTVKSYLFRARQQLQSLLQDYQKGGVSG; the protein is encoded by the coding sequence GTGGTGGAGCTTGGACTCATAAGAGCCGCTCAATCGGGCGATCGCGACGCTCTAATCACCCTATTACGTGATATTGAACAACATGTGTATCGTACAGCCTATTATATCCTTAACAATGAACAAGATGCATTGGATGCTGCTCAAGAAGCTTTAATCCGGATTTATACTCGAATTGATTCCTATGAAGAAAAGGCACAATTTAAGACTTGGGTTCAACGGATTGTGACTAACATTTGCATAGATAAATTTAGACGTAATAAACCAACGGTATCCATAGATGAGCATGATTTTGTTTTTCAAGATAAACAGGATGTAGAGCATGTGGTTCTGACATCATATATGGCAGATGATATTCGGGAGGCAATTAATAAACTTCCAGAACATCATAAGAGCGTTGTTGTACTTAGATATTTACAAGATTTCTCCTATAGCGAGATTGCTGAAAGCTTGGATCTTCCATTGAACACAGTGAAATCATATCTATTTAGAGCAAGACAGCAATTACAAAGTCTACTACAAGACTATCAGAAGGGAGGTGTGTCAGGATGA